A window from Chryseobacterium phocaeense encodes these proteins:
- the rlmD gene encoding 23S rRNA (uracil(1939)-C(5))-methyltransferase RlmD, with protein MRKKKKDIVLENIKLFGAGAKGVAIGRTEEGKTVLVSGAVPGDMVNARVKKSKSKYYEAETVEVVEKSPFRVDPKCIHFGTCGGCKWQNMSYEKQLDFKQEEVYNNIKRIGGIDDFETVPILGAEEQYFYRNKMEFSFSNARWLTQYEISSEENFGSKDALGFHIPGMWSKILDLKECFLQEDPSNAIRLAVKNYGVEHGLDFFDVRNQEGFLRTLMMRQNSKGEWMVLFQLYREEKENRENLFKFLLEKFPQIKTLVYAINPKQNDSIYDLDINVYSGEGFLMEEMDGLKFKIGPKSFFQTNYKQALELYRKTLEFADLKGDEVVYDLYTGTGTIAQYVARNAKQVIGIESVQEAIDAAIEHAELNGLTNTTFYCGDMKNVFNDEFLENHPKADVLITDPPRDGMHQKVVEQILKLAPEKVVYVSCNSATQARDLALMKDHYTLVKILPVDMFPQTHHVENIALLIKK; from the coding sequence ATGAGAAAAAAGAAGAAAGATATAGTTCTTGAAAATATTAAACTGTTCGGTGCAGGGGCAAAAGGAGTTGCCATAGGAAGAACGGAAGAAGGAAAAACAGTGCTTGTTTCCGGGGCGGTTCCGGGAGATATGGTAAATGCCAGGGTAAAGAAGTCCAAATCCAAATACTACGAAGCTGAAACCGTGGAAGTGGTTGAGAAATCTCCATTCAGGGTAGATCCCAAATGTATTCACTTCGGGACATGCGGCGGATGCAAATGGCAGAACATGAGCTATGAAAAGCAGCTTGATTTCAAACAGGAAGAAGTATATAACAATATCAAAAGAATCGGGGGAATTGATGATTTTGAAACCGTTCCTATTTTAGGCGCTGAAGAACAATATTTCTACAGAAACAAAATGGAATTCTCCTTTTCCAATGCGAGATGGCTTACCCAATACGAAATAAGCTCTGAAGAAAATTTTGGAAGCAAAGACGCCTTAGGTTTCCATATTCCGGGAATGTGGAGCAAAATTCTTGATCTTAAAGAGTGTTTCCTGCAGGAAGATCCTTCCAATGCCATTCGTCTCGCTGTGAAAAATTACGGGGTAGAGCATGGACTGGATTTCTTTGATGTAAGAAACCAGGAAGGCTTTTTGAGAACCCTGATGATGAGACAGAATTCCAAAGGAGAATGGATGGTTCTTTTCCAGCTGTACAGAGAAGAAAAAGAAAACAGGGAGAATCTTTTCAAATTCTTACTGGAGAAATTCCCGCAGATCAAAACACTCGTGTACGCCATCAATCCAAAACAGAACGATTCTATTTATGATCTGGATATCAATGTATATTCCGGTGAAGGATTCCTGATGGAAGAAATGGATGGGCTGAAGTTTAAAATCGGACCGAAATCATTCTTCCAGACCAATTACAAGCAGGCCCTTGAACTGTACAGAAAAACACTTGAATTTGCAGACCTGAAAGGGGATGAAGTGGTATATGACCTTTATACAGGAACCGGAACCATTGCCCAGTATGTCGCAAGAAATGCAAAACAGGTCATCGGGATAGAATCTGTTCAGGAGGCCATAGATGCTGCCATAGAGCATGCCGAACTGAACGGGCTTACCAATACTACCTTCTACTGTGGAGATATGAAAAATGTCTTTAATGATGAATTCCTTGAAAATCATCCTAAAGCAGATGTTCTGATTACCGATCCTCCAAGAGACGGAATGCACCAGAAAGTAGTAGAGCAGATCCTTAAGCTGGCTCCTGAAAAAGTAGTTTACGTAAGCTGTAATTCTGCGACGCAGGCAAGAGATCTCGCTTTGATGAAAGATCATTACACGCTGGTGAAAATCCTTCCGGTAGATATGTTCCCGCAAACCCATCACGTGGAGAATATTGCGCTGCTGATCAAAAAATAA
- a CDS encoding ComEC/Rec2 family competence protein, protein MSKQPLLILASCFILGIFFEEVLILDKTVVFIITGGCLLVLISFFFHSYFLHKTKHILLGLLFFGAGIILHAFNTFTAGSFSVPSNATITFKISKKLNSTEKNKKYEAFVHVGKESFNAVLYVPKKEKDLDFRHYYQADAYLSKPKLPQYDFQFNYAGYLKRKNIEYQCYLSKEISSAQRDDLTFNEMIQQYRFEILQQIDQAGISPKTREFLKGIILADRTETDAGTAEDFNRSGMVHLLAISGTHIVVIFGIFYLMLTRFSPLRFRKYAVVSSLAFIWLFAAGIGFGNSVMRSCIMITVYFVYVLLQRKPDLLHSLSLSALIILVADTQQVFDIGFQLSFLAVLGIFWLNQPVLKYLPRQDGYFKKLFFNAVSISIAAQLATLPLVLFYFHQFSLVSVPANIMIVPFSELIIVFSFLIVILIALRIDFELINSVYDWSIQVLLKLIHWFAEMDRLFFSNIPMNIVEVLFLFFIVYQMRFLLLKINFKNLMKWIFAVIAFCMVRTGFNIDENRRDEILIHDFNKAKILSVKKGSRVCFWIAENTDRSKFVRFIAGPYCSARRITIIEMKTFPRNASEVVCNGKIYDLK, encoded by the coding sequence TTGAGCAAGCAACCTCTTCTTATTCTGGCGAGCTGTTTTATCCTCGGAATCTTTTTTGAGGAAGTATTAATACTGGATAAAACAGTAGTTTTTATCATAACCGGAGGCTGCCTGCTGGTGCTGATTTCCTTTTTCTTTCATTCTTATTTTCTTCATAAAACAAAGCATATCCTGCTGGGGCTACTGTTTTTCGGAGCAGGAATAATCCTTCATGCTTTCAATACTTTTACGGCGGGCAGTTTCTCAGTTCCCTCCAACGCAACCATCACTTTTAAGATCTCAAAAAAATTAAATTCTACAGAAAAAAATAAAAAATATGAAGCTTTTGTGCATGTGGGAAAAGAAAGTTTCAACGCAGTCCTCTATGTACCGAAAAAAGAAAAGGACCTTGATTTCCGGCATTATTATCAAGCCGATGCTTACCTTTCAAAGCCAAAGCTTCCGCAATATGATTTCCAGTTTAATTACGCAGGGTATTTAAAAAGAAAGAATATTGAATACCAATGTTATCTTTCAAAAGAAATTTCTTCCGCTCAAAGAGATGACCTGACATTCAATGAAATGATTCAGCAGTATCGGTTTGAAATATTACAACAGATTGATCAGGCCGGAATATCACCCAAGACCCGGGAATTTTTAAAAGGAATTATCCTGGCAGACAGAACCGAAACAGATGCGGGAACGGCAGAGGATTTTAACCGGTCCGGAATGGTTCACCTGCTTGCTATTTCCGGGACCCATATAGTTGTGATTTTCGGGATTTTTTATCTGATGCTGACCCGGTTTAGTCCATTGAGGTTCAGGAAATATGCCGTGGTTTCCAGTCTTGCTTTTATTTGGCTTTTTGCTGCAGGAATTGGATTTGGAAACTCTGTGATGCGCTCCTGCATTATGATTACCGTTTATTTTGTCTATGTGCTTTTGCAGCGGAAACCGGATTTGCTTCATTCCCTTTCTTTATCTGCCCTGATTATTTTAGTTGCTGATACACAGCAGGTTTTTGATATTGGTTTCCAGCTTAGCTTTCTTGCGGTTTTAGGGATTTTCTGGCTTAATCAGCCTGTTTTGAAATACCTTCCCAGGCAGGATGGTTATTTTAAAAAGCTGTTTTTTAATGCGGTTTCCATTTCCATTGCTGCACAGCTGGCCACACTTCCCTTGGTTCTTTTTTATTTTCATCAGTTTTCACTGGTTTCCGTTCCTGCCAATATTATGATTGTTCCGTTTTCCGAGCTGATTATTGTGTTTTCGTTTTTGATAGTCATTCTTATCGCTCTCAGGATAGATTTTGAACTGATCAATTCGGTTTATGACTGGTCCATTCAGGTGTTGCTAAAACTAATCCATTGGTTTGCGGAAATGGACAGGCTATTTTTTTCGAATATACCCATGAATATCGTTGAGGTTTTGTTTTTATTCTTCATCGTATATCAGATGAGGTTTTTACTTTTAAAAATAAATTTTAAAAACTTAATGAAATGGATTTTTGCAGTTATCGCTTTTTGTATGGTCAGAACAGGATTTAATATTGATGAGAACCGTAGAGATGAAATTCTCATTCATGATTTTAATAAGGCTAAAATACTATCGGTAAAGAAAGGAAGTAGGGTATGTTTTTGGATAGCTGAAAATACGGATAGAAGTAAATTTGTCAGGTTTATAGCCGGTCCGTACTGTTCTGCAAGACGGATCACGATTATTGAAATGAAAACTTTCCCCCGGAATGCCAGTGAAGTGGTTTGTAACGGCAAAATTTATGATTTAAAATAA
- a CDS encoding succinate dehydrogenase cytochrome b subunit, with amino-acid sequence MAGLTSSTIGRKYAMALSAMFLLIFLILHLTTNLLSVLNRDAFNTASDFMGYNPFVQFLMQPVLGFAVLFHFIMGFVLEIKNNKARPIKYASNNPSVNSTWMSRNMIISGAVVLAFLALHLYDFWLHEINYKYVEGLTPDAERFWPELHEKFADIWRVALYVISFVLLGLHLAHGFQSSFQSIGARHPKYTPVIKAFGKWYSILIPAGFIFIAIFHFVTQ; translated from the coding sequence ATGGCAGGTTTAACGAGTTCTACGATAGGTAGAAAATATGCGATGGCATTATCAGCTATGTTTTTGCTGATCTTTCTTATACTGCATTTGACGACCAATTTGTTATCAGTTCTGAATCGTGATGCGTTCAATACAGCATCAGATTTTATGGGCTATAATCCTTTTGTGCAGTTCTTAATGCAGCCTGTTCTTGGTTTTGCTGTTCTTTTCCATTTTATCATGGGATTTGTACTTGAAATTAAGAACAATAAAGCGCGTCCGATAAAGTACGCTTCCAACAACCCTTCCGTGAACTCTACGTGGATGTCCAGAAATATGATTATTTCAGGAGCGGTTGTGCTGGCTTTCCTTGCGCTTCACTTATATGATTTCTGGTTACATGAAATCAATTATAAATATGTGGAAGGACTTACTCCTGACGCAGAAAGATTCTGGCCTGAGCTGCATGAGAAATTTGCAGACATCTGGAGAGTGGCTTTATATGTGATCTCTTTTGTTTTGCTTGGTCTTCACCTGGCTCACGGTTTTCAGTCTTCGTTCCAGTCTATCGGGGCAAGACATCCGAAATATACTCCGGTAATTAAAGCTTTTGGAAAATGGTATTCTATCCTTATTCCAGCAGGGTTTATTTTCATCGCAATTTTTCACTTTGTAACTCAATAA
- a CDS encoding TlpA family protein disulfide reductase yields the protein MKKYLLLFIITAFVMSCSKKVEVKGKITGSSPLERIEFVEASGVATLPLANIGLDKNGNFTGSFEAPKDGMYVINYAGKQNLIYLEGGQKLNISGNSMTFPNEFVVTGDAKKNNDFLQASQKFLGEYGSKINIQQLMSGDEKEFLKSAQKIEADINKNVEDVAQKNNPSKGILEWKKNDVKVTILNLLANYEMTQRQMSGNPSFKVSKAFKDYETKLEGNKDEMVKTIPLYRQYLLVKLSPDFQKYAEAKTKGKTDVITSEIFAQFLKDKKDISQTAKDYLLAFVVAQDIHPGAPAKNTEKVKKIIDTDIKDAGVKADLNKMQIAINGLKVGDAAPEAALVKADGKSYQLSENKGKPYMLFFYASWNPYISEATVPVLKEVVNFYKSKMSFVFVNVDDTKDQFVKTSSALLKGIPGTNVYGEKGLESDIAKKYGVYGFKLPCFVIVDKDGKIASRSFVNLGEQEVVTILDKQTGLSAPKVQPNPQMMQPGITVDPSAQPANPQPAPTK from the coding sequence ATGAAAAAATATCTTTTATTGTTTATCATCACAGCTTTTGTGATGTCTTGTTCAAAAAAAGTTGAGGTAAAAGGAAAAATTACCGGAAGTTCACCACTTGAAAGAATTGAGTTTGTGGAAGCCTCCGGTGTAGCAACTCTTCCGCTTGCAAATATTGGTTTAGATAAAAACGGAAATTTTACAGGAAGCTTTGAAGCGCCTAAGGATGGAATGTACGTGATCAACTATGCAGGAAAACAAAATCTTATTTATCTGGAAGGCGGACAGAAATTAAATATTTCAGGTAACTCCATGACTTTCCCTAATGAATTTGTAGTGACAGGAGATGCCAAGAAAAATAACGATTTCCTTCAGGCCAGCCAGAAGTTCCTTGGAGAATACGGAAGCAAAATCAATATCCAGCAGCTGATGTCAGGGGATGAAAAAGAATTCCTGAAAAGTGCTCAGAAGATTGAGGCTGATATCAACAAAAATGTAGAAGATGTTGCTCAAAAAAATAACCCTAGCAAAGGGATCCTTGAATGGAAGAAGAACGATGTGAAAGTAACCATCCTTAACCTTCTTGCCAATTATGAAATGACTCAGCGTCAGATGTCCGGAAATCCTTCATTTAAAGTTTCCAAAGCTTTCAAGGATTATGAAACCAAACTGGAAGGAAATAAAGATGAGATGGTAAAAACCATTCCGTTATACAGACAGTACCTGCTTGTAAAACTGAGCCCTGATTTCCAGAAATACGCTGAAGCCAAAACCAAAGGAAAAACGGATGTGATCACTTCTGAAATTTTTGCTCAGTTCCTGAAAGACAAAAAAGATATTTCGCAGACGGCTAAAGATTATCTTCTGGCATTTGTAGTAGCTCAGGATATTCACCCGGGTGCTCCTGCAAAGAATACGGAGAAAGTAAAAAAGATCATTGATACAGATATTAAAGATGCCGGTGTTAAAGCGGATCTTAATAAAATGCAAATCGCAATCAATGGCCTAAAAGTAGGAGATGCAGCTCCTGAAGCAGCATTGGTAAAAGCAGACGGTAAATCTTACCAGCTTTCAGAAAATAAAGGAAAGCCTTATATGTTGTTCTTCTATGCATCATGGAATCCTTACATCAGCGAAGCTACTGTTCCTGTATTGAAAGAAGTGGTGAATTTCTATAAATCAAAAATGAGTTTCGTTTTTGTAAACGTAGATGATACCAAAGATCAGTTCGTAAAAACCAGCAGTGCCTTACTAAAAGGAATTCCTGGAACTAATGTATACGGAGAAAAAGGCCTGGAGTCTGATATCGCTAAAAAATACGGAGTATACGGATTCAAACTTCCTTGCTTTGTGATTGTAGATAAAGACGGTAAAATTGCCAGCAGATCTTTTGTAAATCTTGGTGAGCAGGAAGTGGTAACCATCCTGGATAAGCAAACAGGACTTTCCGCACCGAAAGTACAGCCAAACCCTCAGATGATGCAGCCTGGAATCACTGTTGATCCTTCCGCTCAGCCTGCCAATCCGCAGCCTGCCCCAACAAAATAA
- a CDS encoding fumarate reductase/succinate dehydrogenase flavoprotein subunit, with the protein MSKLDSKIPAGPLKDKWKNHKDHMNLVAPNNRDKIDIIVVGTGLAGGSAAATLAEQGYNVKAFCYQDSPRRAHSIAAQGGINAAKNYQGDGDSTYRLFYDTIKGGDYRAREANVYRLAEVSANIIDQCVSQGVPFGRDYGGQLDNRSFGGVQVKRTFYAKGQTGQQLLLGAYSSMSRQIGKGRIKMYNRHEMMELVIVDGKARGIIARNLVTGEIERHSAHAVVIASGGYGNVYFLSTNAMGSNVSAAWKIHKKGAYFANPCYVQIHPTCIPVHGTQQSKLTLMSESLRNSGRIWVPKNIEDSVAIREGKLRPENIKEEDRDYYLERRYPAFGNLVPRDVASRAGKERCDAGYGIENNDTKEGVYLDFSTEIIKKGKEAAIEKHIHNPTDQQIYDLGKAWVEEKYGNLFVMYEKITADDPYKTPMKIYPAVHYTMGGVWVDYNLQSTIPGCFVIGEANFSDHGANRLGASALMQGLADGYFVLPYTIADYLSADIRTGTIPTASGEFDQAEKAIKDKIDFFLNNKGTHSVDHFHKKLGHIMWNKVGMGRTPEGLKEAIAEIAQVKKEFWADVKVPGDADGMNTELEKAFRVADFIELGQLMAIDALHRNESCGGHFREDHATPEGEAERDDVNFKYVGAWEYQTDDITTEVLHKEDLIYENIEVKARSYK; encoded by the coding sequence ATGAGTAAATTAGATTCAAAAATTCCAGCAGGTCCTCTTAAGGATAAATGGAAAAATCATAAAGACCATATGAACCTTGTTGCACCAAACAACAGAGATAAGATTGATATTATTGTTGTAGGTACAGGTTTGGCAGGTGGTTCTGCTGCGGCTACTTTAGCTGAGCAGGGATACAATGTAAAAGCATTCTGCTATCAGGATTCACCGAGAAGAGCGCACTCTATTGCAGCTCAAGGGGGGATCAACGCCGCTAAAAACTATCAGGGAGACGGTGACTCTACGTACAGGTTATTCTATGACACCATCAAAGGGGGTGACTATAGAGCAAGAGAGGCAAACGTTTACAGATTAGCTGAGGTTTCTGCTAATATTATCGACCAGTGTGTTTCTCAGGGAGTTCCTTTCGGCAGAGATTACGGCGGTCAGCTGGATAACCGTTCATTCGGTGGGGTTCAGGTAAAAAGAACTTTCTACGCAAAAGGACAAACAGGTCAGCAGTTATTATTAGGTGCCTATTCTTCAATGAGCCGTCAGATCGGTAAAGGTAGAATTAAAATGTACAACCGTCATGAAATGATGGAACTGGTAATTGTAGACGGAAAAGCAAGAGGTATCATCGCAAGAAACCTTGTAACAGGTGAAATCGAAAGACATTCTGCTCACGCGGTTGTTATTGCTTCCGGAGGTTACGGAAACGTATATTTCCTTTCTACAAACGCAATGGGATCCAACGTTTCTGCAGCATGGAAAATCCACAAAAAAGGAGCCTATTTTGCAAACCCTTGTTACGTACAGATTCACCCGACTTGTATTCCGGTTCACGGAACGCAGCAGTCTAAACTGACTTTGATGTCTGAGTCTCTCAGAAACTCGGGAAGAATCTGGGTTCCTAAGAATATCGAAGATTCTGTAGCCATCAGAGAAGGTAAATTAAGACCTGAAAATATTAAAGAAGAAGATAGAGATTATTATTTAGAGAGAAGATATCCTGCATTCGGAAACTTAGTGCCTAGAGACGTTGCGTCCAGAGCCGGTAAAGAAAGATGTGATGCTGGTTACGGAATCGAGAATAATGATACTAAAGAAGGGGTTTACCTGGATTTCTCTACAGAGATCATTAAAAAAGGTAAAGAAGCCGCTATCGAAAAACATATTCATAATCCTACAGATCAGCAGATCTATGATTTAGGAAAGGCCTGGGTTGAGGAAAAATATGGTAACTTATTCGTAATGTATGAAAAGATTACAGCTGATGATCCTTACAAAACGCCAATGAAAATTTATCCTGCTGTACACTACACAATGGGTGGTGTTTGGGTAGACTATAATTTACAATCTACAATTCCGGGATGTTTCGTAATTGGTGAAGCTAACTTCTCAGATCACGGAGCCAACAGATTGGGAGCTTCTGCTTTGATGCAAGGTTTGGCAGACGGATATTTCGTACTTCCTTATACGATTGCAGATTATCTTTCAGCAGACATCAGAACAGGGACAATTCCTACCGCTTCCGGTGAATTTGATCAGGCTGAAAAAGCAATTAAAGATAAAATAGATTTCTTCTTAAATAATAAAGGAACGCATTCGGTAGATCATTTCCACAAAAAATTAGGACACATCATGTGGAATAAGGTGGGAATGGGAAGAACTCCTGAAGGTTTAAAAGAAGCTATTGCTGAAATTGCTCAGGTGAAAAAAGAATTCTGGGCAGATGTGAAAGTTCCGGGTGATGCAGATGGAATGAACACTGAACTTGAAAAAGCTTTCAGAGTAGCAGATTTCATTGAACTGGGACAATTAATGGCAATTGATGCTCTACACAGAAACGAATCTTGTGGAGGACACTTCAGAGAAGACCATGCTACTCCGGAAGGGGAAGCAGAAAGAGATGATGTTAACTTCAAATATGTGGGAGCGTGGGAATATCAGACAGATGATATTACAACAGAAGTTCTGCATAAAGAAGACCTGATCTACGAAAACATTGAAGTTAAAGCAAGAAGTTACAAATAA
- a CDS encoding succinate dehydrogenase/fumarate reductase iron-sulfur subunit yields MSAKKGLHLTLKIWRQKNSKTKGQFETYKISDVSTDSSFLEMLDILNENIINEGKEPIAFDHDCREGICGMCSLYINGRAHGPDTGITTCQLHMRMFKDGETIVIEPWRSAAFPVIKDLMVDRSAFDRVMAAGGFISVNTSGNTLDANAIPVPKEDADKAMDAAACIGCGACVATCKNGSAMLFVGAKVSQYALLPQGRVEAKRRVLNMVKAMDEEGFGNCSNTGACEVECPKGISLENIARMNREYMAALADRG; encoded by the coding sequence ATGAGTGCAAAAAAAGGCCTTCATCTTACCTTAAAAATTTGGAGACAAAAAAATAGCAAAACAAAAGGTCAATTCGAGACCTACAAAATATCAGATGTTTCTACAGATTCTTCTTTCCTGGAAATGCTGGATATTTTGAACGAAAATATTATTAACGAAGGAAAAGAACCTATCGCTTTTGACCACGACTGTCGTGAAGGAATCTGCGGAATGTGTTCCCTGTATATCAACGGTAGAGCACACGGTCCGGATACGGGAATTACGACCTGCCAGCTTCACATGAGAATGTTCAAAGACGGTGAAACCATCGTGATTGAACCTTGGAGAAGTGCTGCGTTCCCTGTAATTAAAGACTTAATGGTAGACAGAAGCGCATTTGACCGCGTAATGGCTGCCGGAGGTTTCATTTCCGTAAACACTTCAGGAAATACGCTGGATGCCAACGCAATTCCGGTTCCTAAAGAAGATGCAGACAAGGCAATGGATGCTGCAGCATGTATCGGATGTGGAGCTTGTGTGGCTACCTGTAAAAACGGTTCTGCAATGTTATTCGTTGGAGCTAAAGTGTCTCAGTATGCTCTTTTACCCCAAGGTAGAGTAGAAGCGAAGCGAAGAGTTCTGAACATGGTGAAAGCTATGGACGAAGAAGGATTCGGAAACTGTTCAAACACGGGTGCTTGTGAAGTAGAATGTCCGAAAGGAATTTCTCTGGAAAACATTGCCAGAATGAATAGAGAATATATGGCAGCTCTTGCGGATAGAGGATAA
- a CDS encoding zinc-dependent metalloprotease, translating to MKRVKNLGSVLVLFALVWTQNPLKGQEKDAEAVKTDTAKVKKDDLKKPVIKPYKEVITDKAVSDQGVFTVHKIEDKYYFEIPDAMLKKEFLLVTRLTKAAAGMRSGSTGYAGDQIGQQVVAFEKGPKDKILLRSISFVDYAKDSTSDMYNSVIRNNVQPIIKSFDVKTYGINKKTSVIDVTDLLNSDNETVSFSVMYKDAFKVGTFQKDMSFVNFVKSFPGNIEINTTKTFARTLGKPLPGATPANTPKISGNYTVEINSSFVLLPENKMQARYFDPRVGYFTVGYTDFDLDPQGVKRISFVKRWRLEPKPQDLEKYIKGELVEPAKPIVFYIDPATPKKWVPYLIQGVNDWQKAFEKAGFKNAIYAKVPDPKTDTEWSLEDARYSAIVYKPSDVPNASGPSISDPRTGEILESHINWYHNVMMLLRNWYFVQASPNDERARKVKFDDKLMGELIRFVSSHEVGHTLGLRHNFGSSSTVPVEKLRDKKWLEKNGHTPSIMDYARFNYVAQPEDHIGDSGIMPRIGDYDDWAIEWGYKRFYDYKTPDAEKEYLNKWVIKNLKNERLWFGTESNPLDPRSQSEQVGDNAMAASTYGIKNLKRILDNLEKWTDTPNEDYENLGTMYDQVTQQFRRYAGHVSKYIGGQMETPKTAEQSGPVYQAVAKKDQQEAMNFLNENIFTTPQWLIRKEIFEKTGKTPVKTIEEIQNAVLSRILSPVVLQNMYQMEAVEQDTYTLVNLFSDLNNYIMVRENPDVYGRSLQRNYVEQMIKLVDAKSPDKSDVSAIVRGNLNEIKNSLSVKGVYNKMNKYHYQELTFEIEKALDPKK from the coding sequence ATGAAAAGAGTGAAAAACCTGGGTTCTGTACTTGTCCTGTTTGCGTTAGTATGGACGCAAAATCCACTGAAAGGACAGGAAAAAGATGCTGAAGCAGTAAAAACGGATACTGCTAAAGTAAAAAAAGATGACCTTAAAAAACCTGTTATAAAACCTTATAAAGAGGTTATTACCGATAAGGCCGTTTCGGATCAGGGGGTATTCACTGTTCATAAAATTGAAGATAAATATTATTTTGAAATTCCCGACGCAATGTTGAAAAAGGAATTTCTTCTGGTAACGAGACTCACAAAGGCTGCTGCAGGAATGCGTTCAGGAAGCACCGGATATGCCGGGGATCAGATCGGTCAGCAGGTTGTAGCTTTTGAGAAAGGGCCTAAAGATAAAATCCTTTTAAGATCTATTTCATTCGTAGACTATGCAAAAGATTCTACCTCAGATATGTATAATTCCGTGATCAGGAATAATGTGCAGCCTATCATCAAATCTTTTGATGTAAAAACGTATGGAATTAATAAGAAAACATCGGTAATTGATGTTACAGATCTTCTGAATTCCGATAATGAAACGGTTTCTTTCTCGGTAATGTATAAAGATGCATTCAAGGTAGGAACTTTCCAGAAAGATATGTCCTTCGTGAATTTTGTAAAATCCTTCCCGGGAAATATTGAGATCAATACCACCAAAACATTTGCCCGTACATTGGGAAAACCTCTTCCGGGTGCTACTCCCGCAAATACTCCTAAGATCAGCGGAAATTATACCGTGGAAATCAACTCCTCATTTGTGCTCCTTCCGGAAAACAAAATGCAGGCAAGATATTTTGATCCGAGAGTCGGGTATTTCACAGTAGGGTATACGGATTTTGATCTGGATCCTCAGGGGGTAAAAAGAATTTCTTTTGTTAAAAGATGGAGACTGGAACCAAAACCCCAGGACCTCGAAAAATATATAAAAGGAGAACTGGTAGAGCCTGCCAAACCAATCGTTTTCTATATAGATCCGGCCACACCAAAAAAATGGGTTCCTTATCTTATCCAGGGTGTGAATGACTGGCAGAAAGCTTTTGAAAAGGCGGGTTTCAAAAATGCAATTTATGCCAAAGTTCCGGACCCGAAAACAGATACGGAATGGAGCCTGGAAGATGCAAGATATTCGGCTATTGTTTATAAACCGTCAGATGTTCCCAATGCTTCGGGGCCTTCTATTTCAGATCCCAGAACGGGAGAAATTCTGGAAAGCCATATCAACTGGTATCACAACGTTATGATGCTTTTAAGAAACTGGTACTTTGTTCAGGCCTCACCAAACGATGAAAGGGCAAGAAAAGTAAAATTTGATGATAAGCTGATGGGCGAACTGATCCGTTTTGTTTCCTCTCACGAAGTAGGGCATACTTTAGGGTTGAGACATAATTTCGGCTCAAGTTCTACCGTACCTGTTGAAAAGCTGAGAGATAAAAAATGGCTGGAAAAAAATGGTCATACGCCTTCCATCATGGACTATGCAAGATTTAACTATGTGGCACAGCCTGAAGATCACATCGGTGACTCCGGAATCATGCCGAGAATCGGGGACTATGATGACTGGGCAATTGAATGGGGCTATAAGAGGTTCTATGACTACAAAACTCCGGATGCAGAAAAAGAATACCTGAATAAATGGGTTATCAAAAACCTTAAAAACGAAAGACTTTGGTTCGGAACAGAATCCAATCCCTTAGACCCGAGGTCCCAGAGCGAGCAGGTAGGAGATAATGCTATGGCTGCAAGTACCTACGGTATAAAAAACCTGAAGAGAATTTTGGATAACCTTGAAAAATGGACAGACACTCCCAACGAAGATTATGAAAATCTCGGAACAATGTATGATCAGGTAACCCAGCAGTTCAGAAGATATGCCGGACATGTTTCAAAATATATTGGAGGCCAGATGGAAACGCCTAAAACAGCGGAACAGTCAGGACCGGTGTATCAAGCTGTGGCTAAAAAAGATCAGCAGGAAGCGATGAATTTTTTAAATGAGAATATTTTTACCACTCCGCAATGGCTGATCAGAAAAGAAATATTTGAAAAAACAGGGAAAACTCCGGTAAAAACAATTGAAGAAATCCAGAACGCCGTTCTTTCAAGAATCCTTAGCCCTGTTGTGCTGCAGAATATGTATCAGATGGAAGCCGTGGAACAGGATACCTACACATTGGTAAATCTTTTCTCGGATCTGAATAATTACATTATGGTGAGAGAAAATCCTGATGTGTACGGAAGAAGCCTTCAGAGAAATTATGTGGAACAGATGATTAAACTTGTTGATGCAAAATCTCCGGATAAATCAGATGTTTCTGCCATTGTAAGAGGAAACCTGAATGAAATTAAAAATAGCCTTTCAGTAAAAGGGGTTTATAACAAAATGAACAAATACCATTACCAGGAGCTTACTTTTGAAATAGAAAAAGCGCTGGATCCAAAAAAATAA